Genomic segment of Leishmania panamensis strain MHOM/PA/94/PSC-1 chromosome 20 sequence:
CATGGTTATGGTATAAGCTCCATTCGTGCATGTGACGCGCTGGGACGAACTGACAGCGATAAGGCATAGCGTGCACCATGCCGAGAGGGGGGCAGGCAGGTAAGAAACAGTCATTCACAACAAGAGACGATGCAGTACAATTCGAGGGTCCAGGAAGAGGCGAGGGCGACTGAAGCACACAAACTCCACAGCATGGTCGATTCCaccaaaacaaaaagagagaaaaggaggagtgACAGTCatttgtttttcctttgcttcctTTCATAGAGAAAATGTGGAAGGTGCAGAatggcgctgttgcggcaTTCCTCTTCGGTGTGGCAGTTCAGTGCCTTTCTCCACCTTCCGAATGGAGATGCTAcagagcacacacgcacacacacacacacacacacacggatcCACGAATTCTAGTAAAGTAGGTACAAAAAAGGAAGGTGCTCAAGTGCACGCAAGGAggcaacacacacgtgctcCTCTACTCCCCAGTGCAAAAAAAATAGTCCATAATTCAAGAAGCCCAACACATACCAAATGAAAGAACAAGACAACTTCGCGAGTGCGGAGCCCACACGTCGAAAGAGATGCACGAAAGCTACCGACGGTCAGTTGGATTTTAGTACGGCGGAGAGCTGATTTCTACAGAGGCATCGAAGACACAGAGCGACATACATGAGTCATACTACAGCTTCATGtgcatacacatacacacacacacacaatcgAACAGAGACTAGAAAGGAGCACGTCAAGCGCAGTTCAACAGTGGCATGAGCGAAACAGAACTACTCACCACACACCCCGACACGCTCCAACATCAACACGGCTGCCGAAAATAAGTACCTACTGCCTTCATCAAAGTCCAGCCACACTGCGTCCTCTTTCACTGACTCTCACTCTCCTTCCATTGTTCTCCCTTCTGTTTGAGGTGAGCTGTTGTATTCATCTTTTATTTTTTCGAGCTTAGAGCTGCTTCGCAGTTGTACCACGGTTGTCGATCGTCTGTTGGCGACGATCGACGACACCCGCGAGCGAGCCAGCGTTTCGGTCCACATTCGTCGGACCGCCCTGCTTCGCGGCACCGGTGTAGGTGCTCTTGTCGTCGTGAAAGCGGACCGCATCAGCCTTGGTGCTGTTGGACTTGGGGGCGGCGTTAGTGATCATGGTCTCAATTTCTTCGGGGGTCTTCATCTTGGCAGCCACCTCGGGAATGGTCTTTTCCTTGAACTCCGTGAAGCTGATCCTGCGCGCTTCCTTCGCCTTCACCTTGCTGAAGAGCAGGTCGGCGTCCGTGGATGTGAAGGTCTTGCCAATGATCCTGCACTCCTTCAGCATCTTGGAGAAGTGCGAATTGTCCATCTCCTTCGACGGCCCGCTGCCGAAGGAGGCGAAGGCCTCAAAGATGGTCTCAGGGTCATCAATCAGATAATTAATTcgagaacgaaaaaaatAAAAATGAGGATCGTATTGACCGAAACACGTACGATAATGCAGTCCTCCTCTTACTCTTGTTTCGgcgtgttggtgtgtgtcACTGTGCATTTTGCGTGcctctcgcccctccccccaccccctccgtGTGGTGATGGCGGGGAGGAAATGGAACTGCCGTTGTGAGAAAACATTGTGAGTGTTACAGCGGTATATACCAGTACCGAGTCACCCTAACGGGGCACTCAGGTAACGCGAAGTGTACTAGAAAAAGTACgggagaagaaggaaaaTAGAAGAGTGAGTGAAGcccagaaagagagagagagatgtacGACGGCCGCTGGGGTCAGTGTGAGTACATTCCCATCTGCAAAAATAAACGCGAGCAAAGGAGTACGCTGGGCAGAGAGTACTCTACCCTTCACTCCATAAAGCCCGATAGTATGTGAAACGGGCACCGTATGACAGCACTACCGACAGTAAGCCCCCTCAGTTCGAATTATTGTTATACGAAATTTATAATTACGGTAAATCACACGAAAAGGTTCAAGGGTGCGTACAGGTGTCGCTAGGATGGAGACATTCAAACGTTTACATATGTGAGCAGACAATGACATGCTCATTTTTAGCGCAGGACCTTAATGTAGTCCACAGACGAGAAACACGCACAAAAACACACAAATGAGCATGCAGAAACAAAAAGGCAGGCAATAGAGCAGCCCGCAGCGCATGGGGCTGCTCAACACCGAGAGACGTACCAcactgatgctgctgctttgcttgtTGTGCTTCACGTACTCCATAAGGCGTGTCATGCTGGCAAAGGTGGCGGATGGGCTCTGGCGCACACTCGGCTCACCGTACGGAGCGGTGCCAGCGCGTTTGACCGCCAGGGCCGCGCAGGAAGACGTCGGCGCACAAATTGGATACACAGGACCTCTTCGGCagctttctttctctcgctcacccGGATTGCTAGTGTAATCGCTTGTCCTGTTTGCCTGCTGTGGCGTCTCGGTCTCTAAAGAAGaggccgacgacgacgagtgAGCAACGCCGACGCTTGCTTGGTCCTCAGATCGAAGCCCGTGAACGGCCAGGTGCACCTTCCGGTACAACNNNNNNNNNNNNNNNNNNNNNNNNNNNNNNNNNNNNNNNNNNNNNNNNNNNNNNNNNNNNNNNNNNNNNNNNNNNNNNNNNNNNNNNNNNNNNNNNNNNNAGCTCGAGCGGTCCCTCGCCTACGCGTCTCCGACAGGGTCGCCCGCCCGCAATCCCCTCGTctactcctcctcctccttttggCTGCTATGTTCTTCCGACTCTCCTTTCGATTTTTCCTCCAAGTTGTCAGCGGCACTGTCAGCCTTACCGAAAAGCATAATGTGGAACGGAACTACTAAGAATGTGATGTTGATCAGATCCAGCACCCAGGCAGCCACGAGGAGTGCGAAGCCGACACCATACACCGTAAAACTATGGAGAGCTGGACATGTCCTGCCTTCATCAGTAAAATAGGTCAACACCATGGCAGCCCAGACAACGCACACGGTGACGGCACCCATAATGTTGAGCATCACGCATATCCAGCGTAAGAGAGGGCAGCAGAACAGTATGACGACGCCCAGGacggccgcagcgccgtACACGAGGATAGAGAGGACAGCGAGTGCCTGAGCAACGCGGAAACGCATCAGGCGGCCGGGGCACGCAGCCCACAAAATAGTGATGGGACTGAAGAATGATAAATCACCGACACTCTGACGTGATCCCCACAACGAAAAATATCCGTTAACGATGCTTTGATTGTCAGTGATGCGAAACATATccagcggcgtcgccaccagcaccaaTAAAAACGCGATGAACTGGAGGGCCGCGTAGAGTAACAGCATGAGATTCCACTCCATCGTCGCAGagtcacagcagcacgcggagagaagtgaggcggcggtgcacggCAGGGGGGTGGGTTAGGGATGGGGAGAGCGNNNNNNNNNNNNNNNNNNNNNNNNNNNNNNNNNNNNNNNNNNNNNNNNNNNNNNNNNNNNNNNNNNNNNNNNNNNNNNNNNNNNNNNNNNNNNNNNNNNNNNNNNNNNNNNNNNNNNNNNNNNNNNNNNNNNNNNNNNNNNNNNNNNNNNNNNNNNNNNNNNNNNNNNNNNNNNNNNNNNNNNNNNNNNNNNNNNNNNNNNNNNNNNNNNNNNNNNNNNNNNNNNNNNNNNNNNNNNNNNNNNNNNNNNNNNNNNNNNNNNNNNNNNNNNNNNNNNNNNNNNNNNNNNNNNNNNNNNNNNNNNNNNNNNNNNNNNNNNNNNNNNNNNNNNNNNNNNNNNNNNNNNNNNNNNNNNNNNNNNNNNNNNNNNNNNNNNNNNNNNNNNNNNNNNNNNNNNNNNNNNNNNNNNNNNNNNNNNNNNNNNNNNNNNNNNNNNNNNNNNNNNNNNNNNNNNNNNNNNNNNNNNNNNNNNNNNNNNNNNNNNNNNNNNNNNNNNNNNNNNNNNNNNNNNNNNNNNNNNNNNNNNNNNNNNNNNNNNNNNNNNNNNNNNNNNNNNNNNNNNNNNNNNNNNNNNNNNNNNNNNNNNNNNNNNNNNNNNNNNNNNNNNNNNNNNNNNNNNNNNNNNNNNNNNNNNNNNNNNNNNNNNNNNNNNNNNNNNNNNNNNNNNNNNNNNNNNNNNNNNNNNNNNNNNNNNNNNNNNNNNNNNNNNNNNNNNNNNNNNNNNNNNNNNNNNNNNNNNNNNNNNNNNNNNNNNNNNNNNNNNNNNNNNNNNNNNNNNNNNNNNNNNNNNNNNNNNNNNNNNNNNNNNNNNNNNNNNNNNNNNNNNNNNNNNNNNNNNNNNNNNNNNNNNNNNNNNNNNNNNNNNNNNNNNNNNNNNNNNNNNNNNNNNNNNNNNNNNNNNNNNNNNNNNNNNNNNNNNNNNNNNNNNNNNNNNNNNNNNNNNNNNNNNNNNNNNNNNNNNNNNNNNNNNNNNNNNNNNNNNNNNNNNNNNNNNNNNNNNNNNNNNNNNNNNNNNNNNNNNNNNNNNNNNNNNNNNNNNNNNNNNNNNNNNNNNNNNNNNNNNNNNNNNNNNNNNNNNNNNNNNNNNNNNNNNNNNNNNNNNNNNNNNNNNNNNNNNNNNNNNNNNNNNNNNNNNNNNNNNNNNNNNNNNNNNNNNNNNNNNNNNNNNNNNNNNNNNNNNNNNNNNNNNNNNNNNNNNNNNNNNNNNNNNNNNNNNNNNNNNNNNNNNNNNNNNNNNNNNNNNNNNNNNNNNNNNNNNNNNNNNNNNNNNNNNNNNNNNNNNNNNNNNNNNNNNNNNNNNNNNNNNNNNNNNNNNNNNNNNNNNNNNNNNNNNNNNNNNNNNNNNNNNNNNNNNNNNNNNNNNNNNNNNNNNNNNNNNNNNNNNNNNNNNNNNNNNNNNNNNNNNNNNNNNNNNNNNNNNNNNNNNNNNNNNNNNNNNNNNNNNNNNNNNNNNNNNNNNNNNNNNNNNNNNNNNNNNNNNNNNNNNNNNNNNNNNNNNNNNNNNNNNNNNNNNNNNNNNNNNNNNNNNNNNNNNNNNNNNNNNNNNNNNNNNNNNNNNNNNNNNNNNNNNNNNNNNNNNNNNNNNNNNNNNNNNNNNNNNNNNNNNNNNNNNNNNNNNNNNNNNNNNNNNNNNNNNNNNNNNNNNNNNNNNNNNNNNNNNNNNNNNNNNNNNNNNNNNNNNNNNNNNNNNNNNNNNNNNNNNNNNNNNNNNNNNNNNNNNNNNNNNNNNNNNNNNNNNNNNNNNNNNNNNNNNNNNNNNNNNNNNNNNNNNNNNNNNNNNNNNNNNNNNNNNNNNNNNNNNNNNNNNNNNNNNNNNNNNNNNNNNNNNNNNNNNNNNNNNNNNNNNNNNNNNNNNNNNNNNNNN
This window contains:
- a CDS encoding amastin-like surface protein, putative (TriTrypDB/GeneDB-style sysID: LpmP.20.1610) yields the protein MEWNLMLLLYAALQFIAFLLVLVATPLDMFRITDNQSIVNGYFSLWGSRQSVGDLSFFSPITILWAACPGRLMRFRVAQALAVLSILVYGAAAVLGVVILFCCPLLRWICVMLNIMGAVTVCVVWAAMVLTYFTDEGRTCPALHSFTVYGVGFALLVAAWVLDLINITFLVVPFHIMLFGKADSAADNLEEKSKGESEEHSSQKEEEE
- a CDS encoding hypothetical protein (TriTrypDB/GeneDB-style sysID: LpmP.20.1600) — translated: MDNSHFSKMLKECRIIGKTFTSTDADLLFSKVKAKEARRISFTEFKEKTIPEVAAKMKTPEEIETMITNAAPKSNSTKADAVRFHDDKSTYTGAAKQGGPTNVDRNAGSLAGVVDRRQQTIDNRGTTAKQL